The segment CATGTCGTTGGTCCTTATTTCGTAGAAATTGTTTGTTAACACATTTGCTTCACAAGATACGCTAGGACCCCGATGGCTCGCTCCAGTTGAGGCGACCAAGGCTCACCGCAGCTAAGTCGAATGAAATTGCGGTAGTCCTGCCGTGGCGAAAACATTGGTCCGGGAGCAATACTGATTTTTTCCGTCAGCGCCTTACTGTGTAGGCGTAAGGCGTCGACGTGAGGCGGCAACTCCACCCAGAGAACAAGGCCTCCGGCTGGTCGAGTCATTTTGATGCGTTCAGGAAAGCTCTCTGCAACCGCGCGACTAATGTCATTGACCTGTCTTTTTAGGGCACGTCGAAGCCCCCTTAGATGATGATCATATCCGCCGTTGACGACGTAATCCGCGAGAGCAAGCTGCGGCAGCGTGGGCGTCGCTCCGATAGTCGCACATTTCAGATTTCGTGCGGCTTCAAAGTAACGTCCAGGCATCATCCAGCCGACTCGATAGCCCGGTGCGAGCGATTTCGAGAATGAACCGCAAAGCATCACCAGCCCTCTCTTGTCATAAGCCTTCGCGACATGTGGCCGATCGCCATTATCGAAATAGAGATCGCCGTATAGATCGTCCTCGATCAGCGGAATTTCCTTCTTCGCCAGCAGCGCGACGAGTCGTGCCTTGTTCGCCACAGGCATAAGGCTGCCGAGAGGGTTGTTAAAGTTTGGAACAACTAGACACGCGGTTACACGCCGAACGCGTAATGCCCGCTCCAAACTATCAAGATCCATGCCCGTCCGAGGGTGTGTCGGAATTTCAAGTGGCCTCAAGCCGAGCTGCTCAATAATCTGGATCAGCCCGAAATACGTAGGCGACTCAATTGCCACCGTGTCCCCGCTTCGCGTAACCGAGCGCAGGCAGAGCACAATGGCTTCCGTGCACCCGCACGTAGTGATGATCTCTTCCGGCAAGATCTTAACGCCCCAATCCAGAGCACGGCGCGCGAGCGCGC is part of the Acidobacteriota bacterium genome and harbors:
- a CDS encoding GntR family transcriptional regulator, whose amino-acid sequence is MVKTLEQTAREPLYSQVANKIGQLIEGGVLRAGDRIPSVRRASRQHKVSITTAVQAYLALENRGLIEARPKSGFFVRVQRHYDLGEPKTSRPSSGAVPTESPTLIAKLLDATMRPDIIQLGAGLPNARLLPVQKLNRMLAAAARRAGTASIEYDMPPGCLALRRALARRALDWGVKILPEEIITTCGCTEAIVLCLRSVTRSGDTVAIESPTYFGLIQIIEQLGLRPLEIPTHPRTGMDLDSLERALRVRRVTACLVVPNFNNPLGSLMPVANKARLVALLAKKEIPLIEDDLYGDLYFDNGDRPHVAKAYDKRGLVMLCGSFSKSLAPGYRVGWMMPGRYFEAARNLKCATIGATPTLPQLALADYVVNGGYDHHLRGLRRALKRQVNDISRAVAESFPERIKMTRPAGGLVLWVELPPHVDALRLHSKALTEKISIAPGPMFSPRQDYRNFIRLSCGEPWSPQLERAIGVLAYLVKQMC